The following coding sequences lie in one Synechococcus sp. CC9902 genomic window:
- the murJ gene encoding murein biosynthesis integral membrane protein MurJ, giving the protein MARSLKGIAVVVTLGTLLSKIGGLARQLVIAAAFGVGAAYDAYNYAYVLPGFLLILLGGINGPFHSAMVSVLSRRPREEGAHILAALNTTVSALLLVVTVLLVLAADPLISLVGPGLNPQLHAIAVVQLQVMAPMALLAGLIGLGFGSLNAADEFWIPAISPLMSSLALMVGVGLLWWQLGGEIGAPSSAMVGGLVLAAATLVGALAQWLIQLPALMRQGLARFKLVWDWTHPGVREVWRVMGPATLSSGMLQINVFTDLFFASGIVGAAAGLGYANLLVQTPLGLISNALLVPLLPTFARLTAPKDQPQLLARIRQGLMLSTASMVPIAALFIALGTPIVALVYERGAFDSAAAQLVAALLMAYGLGMPAYLGRDVLVRVFYALGDGTTPFRLSLAGIGLNVIFDWLLVGGPTPWGNQSPFNFGASGLVLATVAINVLTCLALLLVLKRRMPAMTLIPWGLDTTRLLLAGALTGCIVWGLSLWVDWPLGWFGLLARVGIPSLLGLAFFGLIGSALGVAEVREIGTMVLRRMRLR; this is encoded by the coding sequence ATGGCACGTTCACTGAAGGGCATTGCAGTGGTTGTCACCCTTGGCACCCTGCTTAGCAAGATCGGTGGGTTGGCCAGGCAGCTTGTGATTGCAGCCGCTTTTGGGGTGGGTGCTGCCTACGACGCTTACAACTACGCCTACGTCTTGCCGGGCTTTTTGTTGATCCTCCTAGGGGGCATCAATGGGCCGTTTCATAGCGCCATGGTGAGTGTTCTTAGTCGGCGACCACGGGAGGAGGGGGCCCACATTCTTGCTGCGCTGAACACCACCGTTAGTGCTCTGCTTCTTGTGGTCACTGTGTTGTTGGTGCTCGCAGCGGATCCGTTGATCTCGTTGGTCGGCCCCGGACTGAATCCGCAATTGCATGCGATTGCGGTGGTGCAGTTGCAAGTCATGGCACCGATGGCGCTCTTGGCCGGGCTGATTGGCCTTGGTTTTGGTTCGCTCAATGCCGCCGATGAGTTTTGGATCCCGGCGATTTCGCCGCTGATGTCGAGCCTTGCGCTGATGGTTGGTGTTGGCCTCCTCTGGTGGCAACTCGGAGGAGAGATCGGTGCACCGTCCTCCGCCATGGTTGGTGGTCTTGTGTTGGCTGCTGCAACGCTGGTAGGAGCCCTCGCGCAATGGCTCATCCAGCTGCCGGCGTTGATGCGGCAAGGATTGGCTCGGTTCAAGTTGGTGTGGGACTGGACCCATCCGGGCGTTCGTGAGGTTTGGCGGGTCATGGGGCCTGCAACGTTGTCGTCTGGGATGTTGCAAATCAATGTGTTCACCGATCTTTTCTTTGCCTCAGGCATCGTTGGTGCGGCCGCGGGTCTCGGTTACGCGAACCTGCTGGTGCAGACACCACTTGGCTTGATCTCCAACGCGTTGTTGGTGCCCTTGCTGCCCACATTTGCGCGCTTGACTGCTCCAAAGGATCAGCCTCAGTTGCTGGCCCGTATTCGACAGGGGTTGATGCTTTCGACCGCTTCGATGGTCCCGATCGCAGCGTTGTTCATCGCTCTGGGTACTCCAATCGTGGCCTTGGTGTACGAACGCGGCGCGTTTGATTCAGCCGCCGCACAATTGGTGGCGGCATTGCTGATGGCCTACGGCCTTGGGATGCCCGCCTATCTCGGGCGCGATGTTTTGGTTCGAGTGTTCTATGCCCTTGGAGATGGCACAACACCATTTCGCCTGTCTTTGGCGGGAATCGGTCTCAATGTGATTTTTGATTGGCTGTTGGTGGGAGGGCCTACTCCATGGGGGAATCAGTCGCCCTTCAATTTCGGCGCCTCAGGCTTGGTGCTGGCCACCGTTGCCATCAACGTTCTGACCTGCTTGGCGTTGTTGCTCGTGCTCAAACGCCGCATGCCAGCGATGACGCTGATCCCTTGGGGACTGGATACGACGCGTTTGCTTTTGGCGGGGGCTCTGACCGGTTGCATCGTTTGGGGGCTGTCCCTTTGGGTGGACTGGCCCTTGGGCTGGTTTGGTTTGCTGGCACGCGTCGGGATACCAAGCCTGTTGGGTTTGGCCTTCTTTGGCCTGATCGGTTCGGCGTTAGGGGTTGCCGAGGTCCGGGAGATCGGAACGATGGTGCTCCGTCGCATGCGATTGCGTTGA
- the sfsA gene encoding DNA/RNA nuclease SfsA, with protein MTGLPPLDMPLLEFEPLQEGVLIKRYKRFLADIELSNGEVVTAHCANTGPMTGVLIPGQRVRLRHAPSPKRKLAWTWEQAEVPGADGQPCWAGINTALPNRLIRATIEAGCLSEQLGAISNIRAEVAYGTNRRSRIDLLLTPGESNPDQRLIYLEVKNTTWTDGTTALFPDTVTERGQKHLIELMGVLPEARAVLVPCLSRPDVMDFAPGDEADPRYGSLFRDALEAGVEVLPCCFRYQSNEISWQGLRPLKKFQNL; from the coding sequence ATGACCGGCCTTCCCCCCCTGGACATGCCCTTGCTGGAGTTTGAACCGCTGCAAGAGGGCGTCCTCATCAAGCGATACAAACGTTTTCTGGCAGATATTGAGCTCAGCAATGGAGAGGTCGTCACAGCGCACTGTGCCAATACAGGCCCGATGACAGGTGTTCTGATCCCAGGCCAACGGGTTCGCCTGCGGCATGCGCCTTCACCCAAACGAAAACTGGCCTGGACCTGGGAGCAAGCAGAAGTCCCTGGTGCTGATGGTCAGCCGTGCTGGGCAGGCATTAATACAGCCCTTCCGAATCGACTCATTCGAGCCACCATCGAAGCTGGATGCCTATCGGAGCAGTTGGGAGCCATCAGCAACATTCGTGCTGAGGTCGCCTATGGAACAAACCGTCGAAGCCGCATTGACTTATTGCTGACTCCAGGGGAGAGCAATCCCGATCAGCGCTTGATTTACCTCGAAGTGAAAAACACAACCTGGACCGACGGAACCACGGCACTGTTCCCAGACACCGTGACGGAGCGAGGGCAGAAGCATCTAATTGAATTAATGGGCGTGCTTCCAGAGGCACGAGCCGTTTTAGTTCCTTGCCTGAGTCGTCCTGATGTTATGGATTTCGCTCCGGGCGACGAAGCAGACCCGCGCTACGGGTCGCTATTTCGCGACGCATTAGAGGCAGGCGTTGAAGTTCTTCCATGCTGTTTTCGTTACCAATCCAACGAAATCAGCTGGCAAGGGTTACGTCCGCTCAAGAAATTTCAAAATCTGTAG
- the purH gene encoding bifunctional phosphoribosylaminoimidazolecarboxamide formyltransferase/IMP cyclohydrolase — MAPVALLSVSDKSGLLPLAEALHRIHGYQLLSSGGTAKVLEQAGLPVTRVSEYTGAPEILGGRVKTLHPRVHGGILAKRGDAAHQNDLEQQNINFIDVVVVNLYPFRETVAKADVTWDQAIENIDIGGPTMVRSAAKNHADVAVLTSPDQYDRLLEAMAQAGGEVPAALRRQLALEAFQHTAAYDTAISRWMDQAVAADGSPWLEAVPLRQTLRYGENPHQKARWYSHAQQGWGGAVQLQGKELSTNNLLDLEAALAMVREFGYGSDGAEPAVQPAAVVVKHTNPCGVAIGSDVSTALTRALDADRVSAFGGIVAINGVVSAAAAGELKSLFLECVVAPSFSPEAREILAAKANLRLLELQPAAIDAAGPDHVRSILGGLLVQDLDDQAITPSEWTVASQRPPSSQEQQDLEFAWRLVRHVRSNAIVVASKGQSLGIGAGQMNRVGSARLALDAAGDQATGAVLASDGFFPFDDTVRLAASHGITAVIHPGGSLRDADSIKACDELGLAMLLTGRRHFLH; from the coding sequence ATGGCTCCTGTCGCTCTGCTGAGTGTGTCCGACAAATCTGGGCTTTTGCCGTTGGCCGAGGCTCTGCATCGAATCCATGGCTATCAATTGCTCTCCAGTGGTGGCACCGCCAAGGTGCTTGAGCAGGCTGGCCTTCCGGTAACCCGTGTTTCCGAGTACACCGGGGCCCCTGAGATTTTGGGTGGCCGCGTCAAAACGCTGCATCCCCGTGTTCACGGTGGAATTTTGGCCAAGCGTGGTGATGCGGCCCATCAGAACGACCTTGAACAACAGAACATCAACTTCATTGATGTGGTGGTCGTGAATCTGTATCCCTTCCGGGAAACAGTTGCCAAGGCTGATGTCACTTGGGATCAAGCGATTGAAAACATTGATATTGGTGGGCCCACCATGGTGCGCTCTGCCGCGAAAAATCATGCCGACGTTGCTGTTCTGACCAGTCCAGATCAGTACGACCGTTTGCTTGAAGCGATGGCTCAAGCCGGTGGTGAGGTGCCGGCGGCATTACGCCGTCAGCTTGCTCTTGAAGCCTTCCAGCACACTGCGGCCTACGACACCGCCATTAGCCGCTGGATGGACCAGGCGGTGGCCGCAGATGGATCCCCTTGGCTTGAGGCGGTTCCTCTGCGTCAAACCTTGCGCTACGGCGAGAACCCTCATCAGAAAGCCCGTTGGTATAGCCATGCCCAGCAGGGATGGGGCGGTGCGGTTCAACTGCAAGGCAAGGAACTGAGTACGAACAATCTGTTGGATCTCGAAGCTGCTCTCGCCATGGTTCGGGAGTTTGGCTACGGCTCTGATGGCGCTGAGCCGGCTGTTCAGCCAGCCGCGGTGGTGGTGAAACACACCAATCCCTGTGGTGTTGCCATCGGATCGGATGTGTCAACTGCACTCACGAGGGCCTTGGATGCTGATCGAGTCAGTGCCTTTGGGGGAATCGTCGCCATCAATGGCGTGGTGAGCGCCGCAGCGGCAGGGGAACTGAAAAGCTTGTTTTTGGAATGCGTCGTGGCGCCAAGCTTTTCTCCAGAAGCCAGAGAGATTCTTGCGGCCAAAGCGAATCTGCGTTTGCTGGAGCTCCAGCCTGCCGCGATCGATGCGGCGGGCCCCGACCACGTCCGCAGCATTCTTGGTGGATTGTTGGTTCAAGACCTAGACGATCAAGCGATCACACCAAGCGAGTGGACAGTGGCAAGTCAGCGGCCTCCCTCATCCCAGGAACAGCAGGATTTGGAGTTCGCTTGGCGATTGGTGCGTCACGTGCGTTCCAACGCCATCGTGGTCGCCTCCAAGGGGCAGAGCTTGGGCATAGGGGCCGGTCAAATGAACCGGGTTGGCTCGGCTCGCCTCGCGCTTGATGCGGCTGGGGATCAAGCCACAGGGGCTGTGCTGGCCAGTGATGGATTTTTCCCGTTTGACGACACCGTGCGTCTTGCGGCGAGCCACGGAATTACAGCTGTAATTCATCCAGGTGGCAGCTTGCGCGATGCGGATTCGATCAAGGCCTGTGACGAACTGGGGCTCGCAATGCTGTTAACAGGCCGTCGACACTTCCTTCATTGA
- a CDS encoding DUF3155 domain-containing protein: MSKKRKRISRRRLAGQRVLAHVQTHHLETGEYKPVTAARRYIAEGGLVPPALLNVRRNEHTTDRFFWGEKGLFSAQYAEENHFLFPSLRIIVDSVGEDTLFEGLDLTSDDWEEMEEYEYAFV; this comes from the coding sequence ATGTCCAAGAAAAGAAAGCGCATTAGCCGTCGCAGGCTTGCTGGACAACGCGTTCTTGCGCATGTTCAAACGCATCATTTAGAGACTGGCGAATACAAACCTGTTACCGCCGCACGCCGTTATATCGCTGAAGGCGGTCTCGTACCACCTGCTCTGTTGAATGTGCGCCGTAATGAGCACACCACAGACCGTTTCTTCTGGGGTGAGAAAGGTTTGTTTAGTGCTCAGTACGCAGAAGAGAACCACTTTCTCTTCCCCTCTTTAAGAATTATCGTCGACTCTGTTGGTGAGGACACCCTGTTTGAGGGTCTGGATCTCACCTCCGATGACTGGGAGGAAATGGAGGAATATGAATACGCCTTCGTCTGA
- a CDS encoding alpha/beta hydrolase: MPQRLVLLHGWGATAADLQPLGEQLAAQHPEPLDIVCLEAPEPHPQPGGRQWYGLFPSDWDAVPNAVQQLTTRLLGLSRDGIPLERTVLFGFSQGGAMALSCGCSLPLAGVISCSGYPHPDWQPPLNHPPVLAMHGSEDEIVPPGALELIKGRLDSERCEALLFKNGHTIPLEMMQPLNVTLQTMLKLP; encoded by the coding sequence ATGCCTCAACGCCTTGTGCTGCTGCATGGATGGGGCGCAACAGCAGCTGACCTACAACCCCTAGGCGAGCAGTTAGCAGCCCAACACCCAGAGCCACTGGACATTGTTTGCCTCGAAGCACCAGAACCACATCCACAACCGGGGGGGCGCCAGTGGTACGGACTCTTTCCATCGGACTGGGATGCAGTCCCCAACGCTGTTCAACAGCTCACGACTCGCTTACTCGGCCTCTCAAGGGATGGCATTCCGCTCGAGCGCACCGTTTTATTTGGCTTTTCCCAAGGTGGAGCGATGGCCCTGAGCTGCGGCTGCAGCCTCCCGCTCGCTGGCGTCATTAGTTGCAGTGGCTACCCTCATCCCGATTGGCAGCCACCGCTCAACCATCCCCCCGTTCTCGCCATGCATGGGAGTGAGGATGAAATTGTGCCACCCGGTGCACTCGAGTTGATCAAGGGACGTCTTGATTCTGAGCGCTGCGAAGCCCTCCTATTCAAAAACGGCCACACCATCCCTTTGGAGATGATGCAACCGTTAAACGTCACACTTCAAACAATGTTGAAGTTGCCTTGA
- a CDS encoding ammonium transporter — translation MTTAYQSPPLRRRKTLQEASLLNGPMLLLNSIRGFSSNRAAIWLACAPLALLGLGIFTLSAKAEELPELSAAFLANNLWLLVATILVIFMNAGFAMVEAGMCRQKNAVNILAKNLFVFALAVTAYWFVGYSFMYGDAAIDGWLYFAGFFFDPAVTAETISEAGLVPTVDFLFQAAFAGTAATIVSGLVAERIKFGEFVIFALVLTAFIYPVAGSWEWNGGWLNSVGNKEFIDFAGSSIVHSVGAWAGLVGAMLLGPRIGKYVGGKAQAIPGHNMSIATLGCLILWIGWYGFNPGSQLAMDQWVPYVAVTTTLGAAGGAIGATVISTITSKKPDLTMIINGILAGLVSVTAGCGNLTLPGSWVAGLVGGIIVVFAVSALDNAGIDDPVGAFSVHGVCGVWGTVVIGLWGFDVQGDGSPLGLLVGGGIEQLGIQALGAGAYAIWTVVTCFVAWKIIGALFGGIRVTEQEETEGLDIGEHGMEAYAGFSTTN, via the coding sequence ATGACAACTGCCTATCAATCGCCACCGTTGCGAAGGCGTAAAACGCTTCAAGAAGCAAGTCTTTTAAACGGCCCCATGTTGCTGCTCAACAGCATCAGGGGATTCAGCTCCAACCGCGCCGCCATCTGGCTCGCTTGCGCACCGCTGGCATTGCTTGGTCTTGGCATCTTTACGTTGTCGGCCAAGGCTGAAGAGCTTCCCGAGCTATCAGCCGCTTTCCTTGCCAACAACCTTTGGCTGCTGGTCGCCACGATCCTGGTGATCTTCATGAATGCCGGCTTCGCCATGGTCGAAGCCGGCATGTGCCGTCAGAAAAACGCCGTCAATATTCTTGCCAAAAACCTCTTCGTGTTTGCCCTCGCGGTGACCGCCTATTGGTTTGTTGGCTACTCCTTCATGTATGGCGATGCTGCGATCGACGGCTGGCTGTACTTCGCAGGATTTTTCTTCGATCCAGCCGTTACTGCTGAAACCATTAGTGAAGCTGGCCTTGTGCCAACGGTTGATTTCCTCTTCCAAGCCGCCTTTGCTGGCACAGCTGCCACCATCGTTTCCGGCCTCGTAGCTGAGCGAATCAAATTTGGCGAGTTTGTGATTTTCGCCCTCGTACTGACCGCTTTCATCTACCCAGTTGCCGGCAGCTGGGAATGGAATGGTGGTTGGCTCAACAGCGTTGGCAACAAAGAGTTCATCGATTTCGCTGGTTCTTCCATCGTCCACTCCGTTGGTGCCTGGGCTGGTCTCGTCGGCGCCATGCTGCTTGGCCCCCGCATCGGTAAATACGTAGGCGGCAAGGCCCAGGCCATCCCTGGCCACAACATGTCGATTGCCACCCTTGGTTGCCTGATCCTTTGGATTGGCTGGTATGGCTTCAACCCAGGCTCCCAACTCGCGATGGACCAGTGGGTGCCCTACGTCGCTGTCACCACAACTCTTGGTGCAGCTGGTGGCGCCATTGGCGCGACGGTGATCTCCACGATCACTTCCAAAAAGCCTGATCTCACCATGATCATCAACGGCATTTTGGCCGGACTGGTGAGCGTGACCGCCGGTTGCGGCAACCTCACCCTTCCAGGCTCTTGGGTGGCTGGATTGGTAGGCGGCATCATCGTGGTGTTCGCTGTTTCGGCGCTCGACAATGCAGGGATTGATGATCCTGTTGGTGCCTTCTCAGTTCACGGCGTTTGTGGCGTATGGGGCACCGTTGTGATCGGCCTTTGGGGCTTTGATGTTCAGGGCGACGGCTCCCCCCTCGGCCTTCTCGTTGGTGGTGGAATTGAGCAGCTCGGCATCCAAGCCTTGGGCGCTGGTGCTTACGCCATCTGGACCGTGGTGACCTGCTTCGTTGCTTGGAAAATCATCGGCGCACTCTTCGGCGGCATTCGTGTCACCGAACAAGAAGAAACCGAAGGTCTCGACATCGGCGAACATGGAATGGAGGCCTACGCCGGTTTCTCCACTACGAATTAA
- a CDS encoding citrate synthase: MAQQQGGDLRHARTGIELRPGLDGVPATKSAICDIDGDQGLLTYRGYPMEDLAVNSSFLETAYLLIWGELPTDDQLQAFEHEVQMHRRVSFRVRDMMKCFPASGHPMDALQSSAASLGLFYSRRAIDDPGYIYKAVVRLIAKIPTMVAAFQLIRKGQDPIQPRDDLAYSANFLYMLTEREPDPRAARIFDRCLMLHAEHSLNASTFSARVTASTLTDPYAVIASAVGTLAGPLHGGANEDVLAMLEEVGSPAQAGAFLDEAIAAKRKIMGFGHREYKVKDPRAVILQSLVEEMFNDFGHDDLYDVARAIEHEAMARLGPKGIYPNVDFYSGLVYRKLGIPRDLFTPVFAIARVAGWLAHWREQLGANRIFRPSQIYSGAQPRRWTPMEKRAVSTAD; this comes from the coding sequence TTGGCTCAGCAGCAAGGTGGCGACCTTCGTCATGCGCGGACTGGAATCGAATTGAGGCCTGGTTTGGATGGCGTGCCCGCCACCAAGTCTGCGATTTGCGATATCGATGGTGATCAGGGGCTTCTCACCTACCGCGGCTATCCGATGGAGGATTTGGCCGTTAACAGCAGTTTTTTAGAGACGGCGTACTTACTCATTTGGGGTGAGTTGCCCACCGATGACCAGCTTCAAGCCTTTGAGCATGAAGTTCAAATGCATCGAAGAGTGAGCTTCCGGGTGCGAGACATGATGAAGTGCTTCCCGGCCAGTGGTCATCCCATGGATGCCTTGCAGTCCAGTGCTGCATCCCTGGGGCTGTTTTATTCCAGGCGGGCCATCGATGACCCCGGATACATCTACAAAGCTGTTGTTCGGTTAATCGCCAAAATCCCGACGATGGTGGCGGCGTTTCAGTTGATTCGCAAGGGTCAGGATCCGATTCAGCCTCGCGATGATTTGGCCTATTCGGCCAATTTTCTCTACATGCTCACCGAGCGTGAGCCTGACCCTCGCGCGGCACGGATTTTTGATCGGTGCTTGATGCTCCATGCGGAGCACAGCTTGAATGCCAGCACGTTTAGTGCTCGGGTGACTGCCAGTACCCTCACTGATCCTTATGCGGTGATTGCATCTGCCGTTGGCACCTTGGCGGGTCCATTGCACGGTGGAGCGAATGAGGATGTGTTGGCCATGCTCGAGGAGGTGGGCTCCCCCGCGCAGGCTGGCGCTTTCCTTGATGAGGCAATTGCTGCCAAGCGCAAGATCATGGGCTTTGGTCACCGCGAATACAAGGTGAAAGATCCTCGGGCGGTGATCCTTCAGTCGCTTGTGGAGGAAATGTTTAACGACTTCGGCCACGACGACTTGTACGACGTTGCACGAGCGATTGAACATGAAGCGATGGCTCGCCTGGGGCCTAAGGGCATTTACCCAAATGTGGATTTCTATTCCGGTTTGGTGTACCGAAAACTCGGTATTCCGCGCGATCTATTCACGCCCGTGTTTGCGATCGCTCGTGTGGCTGGTTGGCTTGCTCATTGGCGAGAACAACTGGGAGCGAACCGCATATTTCGCCCATCACAGATCTATTCAGGAGCTCAACCGCGTCGTTGGACTCCGATGGAGAAGCGAGCTGTGTCTACGGCCGATTAA
- a CDS encoding DUF4079 domain-containing protein, whose amino-acid sequence MLATLPFTLNFAHPLMEWSLLATGGWALYLGIKVKRTRTGTPEQRKLLVPKKFAQRHYLWGSILLALMTLGTLGGMAVTYLNNDKLFVGPHLLVGLGMTGMLAVAASLSPLMQRGNVIARKVHVGLNMGMLTLFLWQAFSGMEIVNKIWTSR is encoded by the coding sequence ATGCTGGCCACCCTTCCTTTCACGCTGAATTTCGCCCACCCATTGATGGAGTGGAGTTTGTTGGCAACCGGTGGTTGGGCGCTTTATCTCGGCATCAAGGTCAAACGAACTCGAACGGGAACTCCTGAGCAGCGCAAGCTTCTCGTGCCCAAGAAGTTTGCTCAGCGCCACTACCTCTGGGGAAGCATTTTGTTGGCGTTGATGACGCTGGGAACCCTGGGTGGCATGGCGGTCACGTATCTCAACAACGACAAGTTGTTTGTTGGCCCTCATCTCCTGGTCGGCTTAGGGATGACAGGAATGCTGGCGGTCGCGGCTTCGCTTTCCCCCCTGATGCAGCGGGGAAATGTGATTGCTCGCAAGGTCCACGTCGGCCTGAACATGGGAATGCTCACCCTGTTTCTTTGGCAGGCCTTCAGTGGCATGGAGATCGTCAACAAGATTTGGACGAGCCGTTAA
- a CDS encoding 4-hydroxy-3-methylbut-2-enyl diphosphate reductase yields MDTHAFKRSLHHSERYNRRGFGRAEEVAENLEQAYQSGLIGTIRDNGYKLTHGRLNVHLAEAFGFCWGVERAVAMAYETRRHYPSERLWITNEIIHNPSVNDHLREMDVLFIPVEEGVKDFSGVTSGDVVILPAFGATVQEMQLLNERGCHIVDTTCPWVSKVWNTVEKHKKHTFTSVIHGKVKHEETLATSSFAGTYLVVLDLEEAQIVVDYILGKGDREAFMQRFAKACSEGFDPDRDLERLGVANQTTMLKSETEEIGRMFERTMLSKYGPADLNEHFLAYNTICDATQERQDAMFSLVDEPLDLLVVIGGFNSSNTTHLQEIAVSRGIRSFHIDTPDRIDETTNSIEHKPLSEDLKRDQVFLPAGPVTVGITSGASTPDRAVEAVIEKLMRLSEN; encoded by the coding sequence ATGGACACCCACGCCTTCAAGCGCTCCCTCCACCACTCAGAGCGATACAACCGGCGCGGGTTCGGGCGAGCCGAAGAAGTGGCCGAAAATCTTGAGCAGGCCTATCAAAGCGGGCTCATCGGCACGATTCGCGATAACGGCTACAAGCTCACGCATGGACGCCTCAATGTTCATCTAGCCGAAGCGTTTGGCTTCTGCTGGGGTGTCGAACGTGCCGTCGCGATGGCCTACGAGACGCGACGTCATTACCCCAGCGAGCGGTTGTGGATCACCAACGAAATCATCCACAACCCCTCCGTCAACGATCATCTGCGCGAGATGGACGTTTTGTTTATTCCGGTTGAGGAGGGGGTGAAGGATTTTTCAGGAGTCACATCCGGCGACGTTGTGATTCTTCCCGCCTTCGGGGCCACCGTTCAGGAAATGCAACTGCTCAATGAGAGGGGTTGCCACATCGTGGACACCACTTGTCCATGGGTCTCCAAGGTATGGAACACCGTGGAGAAACACAAAAAGCACACCTTCACTTCCGTGATCCACGGCAAGGTGAAACACGAAGAAACCCTGGCGACGAGCTCATTTGCCGGAACCTACCTTGTGGTTTTGGATCTCGAAGAAGCCCAGATCGTCGTTGATTACATCCTTGGCAAAGGGGATCGAGAAGCATTCATGCAGCGTTTCGCCAAAGCATGTTCAGAAGGATTTGATCCAGACCGAGACCTGGAGCGTCTCGGTGTCGCCAACCAGACCACCATGTTGAAGAGTGAAACCGAAGAAATCGGCCGAATGTTCGAGCGCACCATGCTGAGCAAGTACGGCCCCGCTGATCTGAACGAGCATTTCTTGGCGTACAACACCATTTGTGATGCCACACAAGAACGTCAAGACGCCATGTTCTCCCTCGTTGACGAGCCCTTAGACCTGTTGGTGGTAATTGGGGGCTTCAATTCTTCCAACACCACCCATCTGCAGGAAATAGCCGTCAGTCGCGGCATCCGATCGTTCCACATCGATACACCCGACAGGATCGACGAAACGACCAACTCAATTGAACACAAACCTCTGTCCGAGGACTTGAAACGCGATCAGGTCTTTCTGCCAGCTGGGCCTGTCACCGTAGGAATTACGTCTGGAGCATCCACTCCAGATCGAGCCGTGGAAGCTGTGATCGAAAAGTTGATGCGCCTCAGCGAAAACTGA
- a CDS encoding DUF1997 domain-containing protein codes for MLLLSRTDTANLRHENDPQVRCYRSQFSDQMEMMLASDQVEEYLDRHQGWFERCAAPMRVHPIDAQSYDLTLGKFGNFGFEVEPTIALRLLPQHKGIYRIETIPSTPKAQDLREHYDVDFQASMHLIPMQESGDEPNPKGQVGTSVQWDLDLSVWIRLPKVITMLPDNLVQSSGDHLLKQIVRQISRRLTWKVQEDFHASHDLDCPPRRRAAF; via the coding sequence TTGTTGCTCTTGTCGCGCACCGACACCGCTAATTTGCGTCATGAAAATGACCCTCAGGTGCGCTGCTACCGGAGTCAGTTCTCCGATCAGATGGAGATGATGTTGGCAAGCGATCAAGTCGAGGAGTACTTAGATCGCCATCAGGGTTGGTTCGAACGCTGTGCCGCTCCGATGCGAGTGCATCCGATCGACGCCCAGTCCTATGACCTCACCCTCGGAAAATTTGGGAACTTCGGGTTTGAAGTTGAACCCACCATTGCCTTACGACTCCTCCCCCAACACAAGGGCATTTATCGAATCGAAACCATCCCATCAACCCCCAAAGCGCAAGACCTGAGGGAGCACTACGACGTCGACTTTCAAGCAAGCATGCACCTCATTCCCATGCAGGAGAGTGGTGATGAACCCAATCCCAAGGGGCAAGTCGGCACGTCGGTTCAATGGGATCTTGATTTATCCGTTTGGATTCGTCTGCCAAAAGTCATCACCATGCTTCCGGACAATCTTGTCCAGTCCAGCGGAGACCATTTGCTCAAGCAGATCGTGCGTCAGATCTCGCGACGGCTGACCTGGAAAGTGCAAGAAGACTTCCACGCGTCCCACGACTTGGACTGCCCGCCTCGACGACGAGCAGCCTTCTAA